The uncultured Methanoregula sp. genomic sequence AGGCACGGGTGAATATCGATCCGTTCAAGCATCTCGATGAACAGGTCAAGGAAACGGTCAAAGCCCTGCGCCCCCTTCTCCCGATCCGGTTTGAAGAACTCCGGCTTGCCATCAAGATCCCCGGGGACTTCGCTGCCAAGGCTTATGGTGACATTGCTGCAGGTTCGACGATGGAAAAGGATGAATGGCTCAAAGACGGGTCCTGGGTCTGCGTTGTGCGTATCCCGGCCGGGATCCAGATCGAGTTCTATGATCTCATCAACAAGCTCACCAAGGGTGAAGGACAGGTCAAGATCCTCAATCAACTATATTAGTTCCGGGGACAAATAAGAGAAGACAAAATTGGGGTTACCCATCATGGCAAGTTCATCAACTCATAAGGCAAAAGGAAAAGTCACCGGCAGTGCAGGACGTTTCGGCTGCCGTTACGGACGATTTGTGCGCAAGCGAGTATGTGATATCGAGAAGATTTCCCGGGCACTCCACCGCTGCCCCAAGTGTGATATGGAAACCGTATCCCGCCAGGGCACGGGTATCTGGGAATGCCGCAAGTGCGGATTCAAATTTGCCGGAGGCGCATACCAGCCGATTACCCCGGCAATGAAGATCGCACAGCGCGCGATCGACCGTACTACCGAACAGATCAGGAAATAAGCGGATACGTTACGATGGCTAGCACATACAAATGCGCACGGTGTAAACAGAAGGTTGAGATCGACGTCAATGTCCGGTGTCCCTACTGTGGGCACCGGATTCTCTTCAAAGAGCGCGGCGCGGCGATCAAGGAACTCAAAGCCCGCTAATCCCGTGCATTGCCATACCGGGCTTCCTGCCCGGGAATACCCATTTTTATTTTGCCGTTTTCTGCCCGAGGGTACCCTATGTCGCAGCATGAAGTGACTTTCCGTTTCACAACCCCCCATGCAGGCAGGATTCTCCGGTCGCTTGAACCCGAGCTTGCAGATGAAGTGAACCCGCGGTCCAGGATCCAGTGCCGGCTGGATGGTGACAACACCCTCGTCCTTGCTGTCGAATCTGACGACACACCCTCGCTCCGGGCAGCCCTTAACATGTACCTGCGCCTCGTCAACGTTGCTGACGAGATGCAGCAGGTGGGGGAGGGTCCCGGTCACAGGGAGGCCGGTGCATCGCGGGAATAACCCTTTTTATCGATGGCGACTGATAGTGATACAGGAGTTTGATATGAACAACATTTCACCCAAGATGCAGAACCAGCTTGCCATGCTCCAGCAGATCCAGCAGCAGCTCCAGACCATCCTCCAGCAGAAGGCCCAGTACGAGATGGCCGTCCGAGAGGCGAAGAGGGCAGAGGAAGAGATCAGCGATTCTGCCGAAGACGCTGTCATGTACATGACGGTCGGCACGGTCATGATGCAGAAGAAGAAAGAAGTAATTGTAGCAAAACTGACCGAGAAGGTCGAGACCCTCGAACTCCGGATCAAGTCCCTTGAGAAGCAGGAGAAGATGCTCCAGTCCAAGTTCGAGCAGATGCAGGCACAGCTCAAGGCGGCAATCGAGGGCAAGGGCTCCCCGACTGCGGCATAACTTTTTTCATTGCGGCCCACGATCAACCCAAACACTCATCGTATTCCGGATCCCAGTCCTGTTATGCGTCCTTTGGCAGACTTCCTTGCAGTGGACCCGGCCCGCCGGCTCCTTGTCATCAAGACTGCTGCGGATCATGCTTCCCGCGCCCACAAGGGACAGCTGCGGAAAGACCGGAGAACCCCCTACATAACCCACCCGGCCCGGGTAGCCGGGCTTGTCGGCACGTTCAACGGGTCGCATGTTGCGATCATTGCGGCATGGCTCCACGATGTCTACGAGGATTGTTCTCCCGAGTGGATCCTGAAGACCGATGCTCTCATTGACAAGCTCGCGCTTCCTGCCGATGACCGGAAAGATATTGCTGCGATTGTCGATGCCATGACGAAAAAGAACACGATTCCCAAGAAAGGGGCCCGGCTCTCCGACAGTCTCGAGCGGATCATTGATGCGCCTCCTGAGGCAACGCTGGTCAAGCTCTGCGACCGGATTGATAATCTCCTCGATTCGGCGGACCGGAACGGCGGATTCACGAAGCGTTACCTTGCTTCTACCGATGAAGTGATCGAAAAGCTCTCCGTTCGGGCTTCGCTCTGCGGGTACGAGACGGCGCTGGGTATCCTGGTACAGATCAGGAATTCCAACCTGAAGAAATTGTAACCTTTTTGCTCCGGGAAAAAAATACGGCTTGTCCGCATCGGGATTTTTACCGTTTGTAAAAAAGCCGGTCTTTGCTGACCCGTCGCAAACCGTTGTTCCCTCTCCCGTTTGCCCGCTGCAGCAGGAAAAAAGGAACGAGCCGGGGTATTACGCCCGGTTGATCAGGTTGATAGCATTGACGAGCGCTTCGACCGAGGAGAGGACGATATCGTCACCGCTTCCGCTTGCGTCAAAGATCTTCCCCTGCTCGTCCTCAACCGCGATGGTCACGTGGCACATCGCATCCGAGCCCCCGGAGATTGCCTCGATGCTGAATTCCTTGAGCTGGAGTTTCGAGGGGGTGATCCCAAGGATGGCGTTCAGTGCTGCATCAACAGGACCATTCCCCACTGCAGAGAAGACGTGCTCCTTCCCGTTCACCATCGCCCGGACACTGGCGGTCGGGATTGCGTGGTTGCCGGTCATGATGGCAATATCCTGGAGCTCAAGCATCTTGTGGTTGAACTCGATGCCCATTGCACCTTCGGCGATCTCGTACAGGTCGGCGTCGGTGACCCGTTTTCCCTTGTTTGCTACAGCCTTGACCTTCTCGACGATAGCGTCCAGCTGGGCGCCATCCGGATCGATGTGGACATCCTTGAGCATCTGCTGTACTGCATGCCGGCCCACATGCTTGCCGAGGGTGAGCCTGCGGCGGTGGCCTACCATCTCCGGGGTCATGATGCCCGGTTCGAACGTGGCAGAGTTCTGGAGTACGCCATGGGAGTGAATGCCGCTCTCGTGAGAGAAGACATTCTCTCCTACAACCGGCTGGGTGGGCGGGATGCCGATGCCGGAGAACCGTGATACCAGGCGGGAGGTTTCGACGAGGCGTGCCTTTTCTATCCCGGTCTTTATCCGGTACATCGACTCCATGATCATCACGGTCTGGGCAAGGTCGGCATTGCCGGCCCGCTCGCCAAGACCGTTGACGGTTACCTGTACCTGCGAGGCGCCAGCCTCGACCGCCGCGATCGTATTGGCGACCGCGAGACCGAAGTCGTTGTGGCAGTGGACATCGATCGGGCACCGGACCTCTTTGTTGATGCGGGTGATCAGGGTCTTCATCGCGGATGGCGAGATGACTCCTACCGTATCCGGCACGTTGATGATCGTGGCCCCGGCATCAGCTGCGGTCCGGAATACCTCTATAAGATAGTCCCAGTCCGTCCGCGTGGCGTCCATAGCGGAGAACATGCAGAGCTCGGAGCGCTTCCGGATATAGCCGATGATATCGGCAGTAATCTCGAGCACTTCCCTGCGGCTCTTGTTGATCGTGTTCTCCCGCTGGATATCCGAAGTCGGGATAAAGACGTGCACCATGTCGACGTTGCAGTCAAGACAGGCGTCCACATCGGCTTTCACTGAGCGGGCGAGCCCGCAGATCACAGAATCAAGACCGAGATTTTTAATAGCAGCTACTGTCTCTTTCTCGGCTTTCGAGGATGCAGGGAACCCTGCCTCTATAGCATGTACGCCGATTGCGGAGAGCTGGCGGGCAATCTCAAGTTTCTGTTCAAATGTAAATGCAATACCAGGGGTCTGTTCTCCGTCACGTAATGTGGTGTCAAAAACAGTTACTTCTTCATGAGCGTGGCTATCGGTGAAGAAGACGATCCCCCGCAACATCCTTGCGAGCAGTCATACAATCTTAATGGGTATGCGGATTATTTAAATAATCGCTGCACC encodes the following:
- a CDS encoding 50S ribosomal protein L37ae translates to MASSSTHKAKGKVTGSAGRFGCRYGRFVRKRVCDIEKISRALHRCPKCDMETVSRQGTGIWECRKCGFKFAGGAYQPITPAMKIAQRAIDRTTEQIRK
- a CDS encoding DNA-directed RNA polymerase subunit P, whose amino-acid sequence is MASTYKCARCKQKVEIDVNVRCPYCGHRILFKERGAAIKELKAR
- a CDS encoding KEOPS complex subunit Pcc1, with protein sequence MSQHEVTFRFTTPHAGRILRSLEPELADEVNPRSRIQCRLDGDNTLVLAVESDDTPSLRAALNMYLRLVNVADEMQQVGEGPGHREAGASRE
- a CDS encoding prefoldin subunit beta; its protein translation is MNNISPKMQNQLAMLQQIQQQLQTILQQKAQYEMAVREAKRAEEEISDSAEDAVMYMTVGTVMMQKKKEVIVAKLTEKVETLELRIKSLEKQEKMLQSKFEQMQAQLKAAIEGKGSPTAA
- a CDS encoding HD domain-containing protein, with protein sequence MRPLADFLAVDPARRLLVIKTAADHASRAHKGQLRKDRRTPYITHPARVAGLVGTFNGSHVAIIAAWLHDVYEDCSPEWILKTDALIDKLALPADDRKDIAAIVDAMTKKNTIPKKGARLSDSLERIIDAPPEATLVKLCDRIDNLLDSADRNGGFTKRYLASTDEVIEKLSVRASLCGYETALGILVQIRNSNLKKL
- a CDS encoding 2-isopropylmalate synthase codes for the protein MLRGIVFFTDSHAHEEVTVFDTTLRDGEQTPGIAFTFEQKLEIARQLSAIGVHAIEAGFPASSKAEKETVAAIKNLGLDSVICGLARSVKADVDACLDCNVDMVHVFIPTSDIQRENTINKSRREVLEITADIIGYIRKRSELCMFSAMDATRTDWDYLIEVFRTAADAGATIINVPDTVGVISPSAMKTLITRINKEVRCPIDVHCHNDFGLAVANTIAAVEAGASQVQVTVNGLGERAGNADLAQTVMIMESMYRIKTGIEKARLVETSRLVSRFSGIGIPPTQPVVGENVFSHESGIHSHGVLQNSATFEPGIMTPEMVGHRRRLTLGKHVGRHAVQQMLKDVHIDPDGAQLDAIVEKVKAVANKGKRVTDADLYEIAEGAMGIEFNHKMLELQDIAIMTGNHAIPTASVRAMVNGKEHVFSAVGNGPVDAALNAILGITPSKLQLKEFSIEAISGGSDAMCHVTIAVEDEQGKIFDASGSGDDIVLSSVEALVNAINLINRA